The DNA region GGGATCGACCTTCACATAGTCGGTGCGCAGCGAGAGGTCCTGCGGCAAGACACGAATGTAGGAGAGCGCTTCGCCGACAGCCGCCTCGGGCCAGGGCCAGAGACCGGAATCGGGGGGCTGCGCCTGGGCTGTGAGCGCCAGGGCGAGCACGAGACATGCAGCGGCAAACCCGCGCGGGAGGTAGATCATGCCGCTTCAATAACCAACGACCGGGGCTTCGTCAATCGCTTTGCGGCCACAGAAAAGCCCACCGGAGCGTGTCCGGCGGGCGTGAAGTTTAGCGGAGGATCAAACCGGGCGTCGCAGGGCGATGTCGGCAATGGCCTTGCGGATCTGTTCCAGACGGAAGGGCTTGGGCAGGATCATGTCCACACCCGCGCCTTCCAGTTGCTCCTTGGTGATCTGCGCGCCCCAGCCGGAGATGACGATGACCGGCAAGGGCGGAGTGAGCTGACGGGCGCGACGGGCCACATCCCAGCCGTTGACACCCGGCATGCCCAGATCGGTGATCACCACATCAAAGTCTTTGTCCTCCATTGCCACGATCGCCGCGGCGCCGGCATCACAGGTGTGGACCTCGTGGCCCACCTCGCGCAGCGCTTCGCCGATCACATCGAGAATGGTGGCGTCGTCGTCAACCAACAGAACCCGTCGCCGCGCGCTGTCGACGGAGACCTCGCGCACCGGCGGCGGCGCCACGCCGGTGTCGGGCGTGTGGGGCAGTGTGACCGTGAAACGGCTGCCATGGCCGAGCACTGACTCGACCTGCACATCGCCGCCATGACGCTTGACCACGCCATAGACCACCGCCAGCCCCAGCCCGGTGCCCTCTTCGCCTTTGGTCGTGAAGAAGGGCGAAAAGACATGTTGCGCCTGTTCGGCAGTCATCCCCACGCCCTCGTCGATGACCTCCAGTTGACAGAGGCCATCGCGTCGGCCGGTGAGCAGCGTGAGCGGGCCGCCGCCCGGCATGGCGTCGAGGGCATTGAAGATCATGTTGGCGACGGCGTCGACCAGTTCGGAGCGCACACCGCTGACGGTGACATTGTCGGACAGATGGGTGTCGATGGTGTAAAAGATGCCGCGCTCCTGCGCCTGCGATTCCCAGCGGTAACGGGTCACCTGCATGGCGTCGCCGATGACGTCGTTGAGGTTGACCGTCTGCATGTCGGTGCGGTGGCCCTGACGGGTGAAATCCTGCAGGCGCTTGACCGTCTCCCCCGCCTGCAGGACAATCATTTCGATGTGCTCGACATGACGCTTGATCTCGTCGACGTCGGATTTCATCCGCACCAGCTGGGCTCGTCCGAGGATGGCGCCGAGCATGTTGTT from bacterium includes:
- a CDS encoding response regulator; this translates as MPTEDSTVRETRPSAGAPLWGSAGPRGADPRTLSAADMERAEKLRILGEMASGVIHDINNMLGAILGRAQLVRMKSDVDEIKRHVEHIEMIVLQAGETVKRLQDFTRQGHRTDMQTVNLNDVIGDAMQVTRYRWESQAQERGIFYTIDTHLSDNVTVSGVRSELVDAVANMIFNALDAMPGGGPLTLLTGRRDGLCQLEVIDEGVGMTAEQAQHVFSPFFTTKGEEGTGLGLAVVYGVVKRHGGDVQVESVLGHGSRFTVTLPHTPDTGVAPPPVREVSVDSARRRVLLVDDDATILDVIGEALREVGHEVHTCDAGAAAIVAMEDKDFDVVITDLGMPGVNGWDVARRARQLTPPLPVIVISGWGAQITKEQLEGAGVDMILPKPFRLEQIRKAIADIALRRPV